The genomic segment GTAGATGCGCTCGATGTCCTCGATGCGGCCGCTGCGCGACATCAGGTACTGCTGCACGCGCAGTTCCACTTCGCCGCAGATCTTCAGGTTCGAGGTCAGGAACATGTCCAGGGTGATCTGGATGGTGCCCTGCCCCGAATTCTCCACCGGCACCACGCCGAAATCGGCGTTGCCCGCTTCCACTTCCTGGAACACTTCTTCGATGCTGGCCATCGGCAGGCCCAGCGCCGAGCGGCCGAAGTGCTTGAGCACGGCCTGCTGGCTGAAGGTACCCTCCGGGCCGAGGTAGCCGATCTTCAGTGGCTCCTGCTGGGCCAGGCAGGCCGACATGATCTCGCGGTAGACATGCACCAGCAGCTCGTCGCTGAGCGGGCCCTCGTTGCGGTCCACCACCATGCGCAGCACCTGCGCTTCGCGCTCGGGGCGGTAGTAGTCGACGGCGGCGGCGAGCTTGCCCTTGGCCTTGCCCACCTGATGGGCGAAGCGCGCGCGCTCGGCAATCAGGTTCTGGATGTCACGGTCGATCTGGTCGATCTTCGAGCGCACATCGGCCAACGCCAGCGGCGCCAGGGTCGGTGCCGGGTTCGAGGCGGCCTTGGCCTTGCCCTTCGCCCTGGCGGGCGCGCTGCCCTTGGCCGGTTCGGCCTTCTTCGGCGCCTTCTTGCTGGATTTGCTGCTTGCCATCGGAGTTCCTTGTTGCGGGGCACGCACCCGACGGTGCGCGCCGTTCATTGCTCAACCGTGACGCTGGTGGAAATCGGCCATGAAGGCGACCAGCGCCTCGGCCCCGGCCAGCGGCATGGCGTTGTACAGCGAGGCGCGGATGCCCCCGACCACCTTGTGCCCCTTCAGCGCCAGCAGGCAGGCGGCCTTGGCCTCGGCAACGAAGCGGGCATCGAGGTCGGCATTGGGCAGGAAGAACGGGATGTTCATCCGCGAACGCGCCGCATGCGCCACTTCGTTGCGATA from the Stenotrophomonas maltophilia genome contains:
- the pheA gene encoding prephenate dehydratase, translating into MASSKSSKKAPKKAEPAKGSAPARAKGKAKAASNPAPTLAPLALADVRSKIDQIDRDIQNLIAERARFAHQVGKAKGKLAAAVDYYRPEREAQVLRMVVDRNEGPLSDELLVHVYREIMSACLAQQEPLKIGYLGPEGTFSQQAVLKHFGRSALGLPMASIEEVFQEVEAGNADFGVVPVENSGQGTIQITLDMFLTSNLKICGEVELRVQQYLMSRSGRIEDIERIYAHPQSFMQTSAWLRANLPKAEKIPVSSNAEGARRARNADDAAAIGGESAGHVYGLKKVVTKPIQNDADNTTRFLVVGRNIFPTSGHDRTSVLVFIHDKPGALFDVLSPFARHGISMNRIESRPSHHGKWEYGFFIDLAGHIDDTPMQAALAELEAHSAQIKVLGSYPVAVP